AACGCGGCCACCCGGGCGAAGCACGCGACGAAAATCGCGCAATGTCTCTTCCGGATCGTCCACGTACTCGAGGACGTTCTTGCAGACGACGCAATCAACACTGGCGTCCTCGAGCGGCAGCCTGTCATGCTCGATGCGATGGAATTCGATGCGCTCGCGAAGCTCTTCTCCATCGGCGTGGAGCCTGGCCCGCTCCAGAAACAGATCGTTGATGTCCACCGCATGCACCCGGCCGCTCTGCCCGACGCGCTGGGCAAGCTCGAGCGAAAGCATGCCCGGGCCGCAGCCGTAATCGACGACCGTCTCTCCCTCGCTGATCCCTGCGGGAGCCAACAGCGGCGCCATCTCTGGACGCCAACGAAACATTTCCTCGTAGGCCTCGATCCGATCCGGATCGACATCGAGCCAATGGTCCCGGTAGTACGTTTCAGCTTTCATTGAGCGGCGACGATTCCCTCCAGGTTCTTCGGAACCGGCGTCTCACGGCCATGTTTGAAACGAAGCGCGCATTGGCCGCAGCCAAGGCCCAGGGTCTCGCTTGCGTCGACCCCCATCCCCATGAGGCGGCTATAGGTCACGTCGGCGAAGTTGCAGTACGGCGCAAGCTCCCGGACATCCTGCTTCACATACCACTTGTTGACCGCGCACTCGTCGAAGACCATCGACAGTTCGCCATCTGCGTCGCGCTCGACATGCCAGACGAAATCGTCTGCGTAGCGACGCCGCTGGGACCTGCGCGCCTGGCGTTCGAAATACCAACGCCCTGCCGGTGAGAGCAGGATGCCTCCGATTCCGCGCAATAGCCAACCCGGCAGCCGCTTGAGAGCGCCGTCGAGAACTTCGTGACATACCTGCACCGCATCTCTGGCCGCGAAACCGTGCGCAGACATCGAACGATGCAACGCGACGATCCATCCGTTCACCGTCATCACGGGCTGGAAGACGTTTCCGATGCCCCCGATATCGGGAACCTGGGGCCGGACGCGTTCGTACTCGATGCGCGTCGTTTCGAGGATCTCGGCCGCCACTTCCCCACCGTGATCGCGAACCAGAATCGGCCGCGCTTCCCGAAGAAAGAACTCGAAAGCGCGCTGGGGAGAAGCCATGTTTCGCCTCCAGACAGGATGGTACCCTGGGATCATCGATCCTGCGTGCCCAAGAACTGGCTGGCGACCCTCGCTACCCGTACCCGGAAGAAGATGATGCGCGACGGCCATATCCCCACCACCGATGCCATCCACGACTGGATCGAGGAGATCTTCAGCTGGGGAATTCGCCGGCCCGGTTATGAGGCGGACCGGCGCGCAGAGGATCACGCGATCGGACAATTCAACGCCTTCGGCCTCGAACGCGTGCGCCGCGAACCCGTGGAGCTGCCCTTTTGGGAGCCGCTCGCCAGCTCACTGACCATCCACTCGGAAGCCACCCATTTCGAGGTGCCTTGCTTCCCACTTCCCCACTCGGCACCCACCGAACCCGTGGAGTTCGAGCTAGTGAAGCTGGATCCGGATGCGCCTGACTCGGCCAGGGGCAAAGCCGCGTTCGTCGTAACGCCCCTGATGGAGCTCCCTCCGACCCTTCCCGTCGATGCCGGCGGGGCCCTCGATGAGTTGGACATCGACCTCGATTTCCGATCGGGCGGCATCGTGCTGGATCCGCGCAAGACCTTCGACGGAGCGACGCAACTGCTGCCCTTCTCCCCGGCGATCATGGGCGTGATGGAGCCCTCCATCGCCGCCGGCGCGAGCGCCTTCGTTGGCATGCTCGAGGGCTACCCAGGCGACTCGTACCGCTACTACGTCCCCTACGACGGAATCGCGCGACCGATTCCCGGCGTGTGGATCCGAGACAGTGACGGCGCACGCATCCAGGCCCTGCTGAACGAAGGTCCCGTCTCGATCCGCCTCGAAGTTCAATCGAAGCGCGAGACGATCACGAGCCACAACATCATCGGCGAGCTACCGGGCGCTGACGAAGAGTTGGTCGTCATCGGTTCCCACCACGACGGCCCCTGGGCGTCGGCGGTCGAGGACGCTTCCGGCATTTCCCTGGTACTCGCCCAGGCACGCTATTGGTCGCAGGTTCCCGCCGCCGAGCGGCCCCATCGCCTCCTGTTCTTGCTGAACGCTGGCCACATGGCGGGCGGGGCCGGCTGCGAGGCCTTCATCCGTGACCATCCGGATCTACTCGAGAAGATCGTTCTGGAAATCCATCTCGAGCACGCAGCCAACGAGTTCCGCGAACGCGACGGCAAGCTCGAGCCGACGGGGGAGCCCGAGCCCCGCTGGTTCTTCACCAGCCAGAACCCGGAGTTGAAACGCATCGTCGTTTCGGCCCTTCAGGCCGAAGCCATCGACCGGGCACTCGTAATCGCGCCTGATGCCTTCGGCGATCGACCCACGACCGACGGTGGCGCATTTCACCCTGCGGGCGTACCCCTGGTGAACTACCTGACGGCGCCCTTCTACCTCTTCGACGCGATGGATACTCTCGACAAGATCCATCGGGAAAGCCTGGTACCGATCACACGGGCCACGATCCGGATGGTCGAGGCGACCGCCGGGATCTCTGCGGCCCGCATGGTGGAGGGTATCCTCGCCTAGCAAGTTTCTGGGCTTCCCATCCGGCAAAGCCTCTCTGACTGACCTACCCTGCCCGCATGCGAATATTGAAGTGGCTTGGAAGCGCCCTCGTGGGGCTGGTCGCACTGATCGTAGTGGCGTTCGTTCTCCTGGCGTTTCGGCCGGCTTCTACGCCGGAGCTCGCCGGCGAGCGGGCGGTTTCGGCGCTCGAACGAATCGAACTCGGCGGGTTCGAACAAACCGTCCTCTTGCGCGGACAGGATCGCAGCAATCCGGTCCTCCTCTACCTGCACGGAGGGCCAGGCTTTGCTCATCTCCCGATCGCTCGCTTCTACTCGGAGGAGCTGGAGCGCCACTTCGTCGTAGCGCACTGGGATCAACGCGGCGCGGGTGCATCCTGCGAAGGGACGGATTGGAGTCGGCTGAGTCTGGACCGCATCGTTTCCGATACGATCGAGCTCAGTGAGCAGCTGGCCGGGCGATTCGGGGGCGGAGGAAAGATCGTGCTGCTCGGCCACTCCTGGGGAAGTGTGGTGGGCGCCTTGGCCGTGCAAAGACGTCCAGATCTCTATCACGCCTACATCGGCCTGGGCCAACTCGTGCATGGGTTGCGCAATGAAGAGCTCTCCTATGAGTGGGTCGTCGAAGAAGCGCAGCGGCGAGGTGACACGGAAGCCACGGCGGAACTCGCCGGAATCCATCCACCCTACGCAACAAACGACGGTCTCCAGATTCAACGCAGCTGGCTGAACTCCTACAACGGGAGCATCTACGCGACCAAACGGGCGGGCGAAGCACTCGTGCCCCTCCTGCTAGGCAGCGAATACACCGTGGGTACGCGACTCCGCTTCTTCACGTGCTTCATGAAGAGCATCGGCATCCTCTGGAGCGAGG
This bacterium DNA region includes the following protein-coding sequences:
- a CDS encoding alpha/beta hydrolase, with protein sequence MRILKWLGSALVGLVALIVVAFVLLAFRPASTPELAGERAVSALERIELGGFEQTVLLRGQDRSNPVLLYLHGGPGFAHLPIARFYSEELERHFVVAHWDQRGAGASCEGTDWSRLSLDRIVSDTIELSEQLAGRFGGGGKIVLLGHSWGSVVGALAVQRRPDLYHAYIGLGQLVHGLRNEELSYEWVVEEAQRRGDTEATAELAGIHPPYATNDGLQIQRSWLNSYNGSIYATKRAGEALVPLLLGSEYTVGTRLRFFTCFMKSIGILWSEVEDIDFLTDLPRLDVPVYFFTGRHDWNTPFPLVEEWEATLDAPRVEIVWFEDSGHMIPLENPEGFQRAVIEKVLPHTR
- a CDS encoding methyltransferase domain-containing protein; translated protein: MKAETYYRDHWLDVDPDRIEAYEEMFRWRPEMAPLLAPAGISEGETVVDYGCGPGMLSLELAQRVGQSGRVHAVDINDLFLERARLHADGEELRERIEFHRIEHDRLPLEDASVDCVVCKNVLEYVDDPEETLRDFRRVLRPGGRVHAIDSDWGMLVVEPIEPKRLGRVFGAASMAYKTPLIGRKLFGCMRGAGFDEVKVKVVVGPDTKGRAAAIPLNMAKYARESGQLPEAEIDQFAQDIKDAVEAGTYLLVLPQFLVTATAPELR
- a CDS encoding M28 family peptidase; this encodes MPKNWLATLATRTRKKMMRDGHIPTTDAIHDWIEEIFSWGIRRPGYEADRRAEDHAIGQFNAFGLERVRREPVELPFWEPLASSLTIHSEATHFEVPCFPLPHSAPTEPVEFELVKLDPDAPDSARGKAAFVVTPLMELPPTLPVDAGGALDELDIDLDFRSGGIVLDPRKTFDGATQLLPFSPAIMGVMEPSIAAGASAFVGMLEGYPGDSYRYYVPYDGIARPIPGVWIRDSDGARIQALLNEGPVSIRLEVQSKRETITSHNIIGELPGADEELVVIGSHHDGPWASAVEDASGISLVLAQARYWSQVPAAERPHRLLFLLNAGHMAGGAGCEAFIRDHPDLLEKIVLEIHLEHAANEFRERDGKLEPTGEPEPRWFFTSQNPELKRIVVSALQAEAIDRALVIAPDAFGDRPTTDGGAFHPAGVPLVNYLTAPFYLFDAMDTLDKIHRESLVPITRATIRMVEATAGISAARMVEGILA
- a CDS encoding L-2-amino-thiazoline-4-carboxylic acid hydrolase is translated as MASPQRAFEFFLREARPILVRDHGGEVAAEILETTRIEYERVRPQVPDIGGIGNVFQPVMTVNGWIVALHRSMSAHGFAARDAVQVCHEVLDGALKRLPGWLLRGIGGILLSPAGRWYFERQARRSQRRRYADDFVWHVERDADGELSMVFDECAVNKWYVKQDVRELAPYCNFADVTYSRLMGMGVDASETLGLGCGQCALRFKHGRETPVPKNLEGIVAAQ